Within candidate division WOR-3 bacterium, the genomic segment CATGCACTGGACTTATTTTTGACAGAGCAGAAGGAAATTTCTCTTATACGGAAAACAATAATCTTTTTAAAATTTATGAAAGATGGACATATTATTTTATTCCTGTAAATATATACTTTGAGAAAAATTTTGAAGGAGTTTTTATTTTTTCAGGACTTGAATTTTTCTTTTCAAATTTAAAAATTGATATAGAAAGTAATTTTACAACAAGAGAAAATTATCCAAAAAGGTTTAAAGGAGAAGGGATGGGAATAATTTTAGGATTAAAAAAAGCATTTAAAAATTTGTCATTTATGGCATTCTGGCGCTTTGCCGAAGTTTCAGATTTTCATTCACAGGGGAATTATCTTTTTAAAAGTGATAAGGGGTATATTTACGAGGCACATTCTGGGGGAAAAAGGTAATTTTCAATTTATCAGGAATTTGTTTAAGGATTGTATATAAGTTAAAATAAAAAATTAATGGAAATTTTATTTTTATTTTATGTGTTTCAGGTATTGAATATTCCCCCTGATGCACGGGGCTCTGCTATGAATTTCTTTCTTTCCTCCTCTGAAGGTGTTGAGGGAATATACTGGAATCCTGCAAACTTATCAAAAATTAATAACCCCGAGATTATTATGAGCCACAGAGAATGGTTAAAAAATGTAAAATACGATTATTTTGGAGTTTCCTTTTATAAAGAGAAAGTTGGAAAACTCGGTCTTTCAATAGCAGTTTTTTATTCTGACTCCTTTTATACAAATTCTTCAGTTTCCTATTCGAAAAGATATAAAGATTTATTCTGGGGAATAAATTTAAAAGGTATATATGCAAGAAAATTTAAAGGCTCTGATTTTTCTTTTGCAGGTGATATTGGATTAAGTTATATCTATAAACCCTTTAATTTCTCCCTTGTTTTAAAAAATCTCGGCACATCTTTAAAATTTGAAAATAAATTAGAGCGCTTTCCTGTTAAGATAGAAGGGGGTATAGGTTTTTTAGAAAATTCAAAAAAATTTAAGTTTGAAATAGGAAGTTCTTACAATTTTACTTTTAAAGGGTTTAAAGTTGGATTCGGAGGAGAATATCCATTATGGGATTTTTTATCTTTAAGAATGGGTTATTCAAAAGTTTTTTCTGATACTTTTGAGGAAAAAGGAATAACATTTGGAGCAGGAGTTAAATTTCTGGGATTTAATTTTGATTATGCTTTTATACCAGATGGAATACTGGGAGAGGTTCATGTATTTACACTTAAATATAATTTTGAAATAATTCAGAGATTGACCTCAGAAATGCTAAAAACACTATCAAAAATTAAATACATTTTTGAGATAATTGAAAAAGAGAAGGTGGGAGATGAAGAAATGATTATAAAAACAAGAGAAGAACTCAAGAGAAAGGAAAGGATGGTGGCTGAAAATTATGTTATATCAGGTAAGGAGAAGATGGAAAAAGGAAAGCTTGAAGAGGCAAAGAGAGATTTTGATATTGCCCTCATCTGGGATCCTGACAACGAGGAAGCAAAGAAGCTCTATATACTTGTTGAATCAAGGATAATCACAAGGAAAATTACTGAAGGTTTTTTGAATGTAAGGAAACATATAAAAAAGGGGGAGTATTCTGAGGCACTTTATTATATCAATGAAATTTTAAAAATAGACCCTGAAAATCCTGATGCAAAGGCACTTGCTGATTCTGTTGAATCATTAATAAAGGAAAAATCAAAGTTTAAAATGAAAGAAAACACAGATTATTTTAATTTAGGCATTGAATTATTTAAGAGGGGTGATTATGTTAAGGCAAGAAATTATTTTTTAAAGATTCTTGAAATTGAACCTGAAAATAAAGAGGTTAAAGGATATTATAATGAATGTGAGAATAAAATAGAGAAAATTTATGATATTTATTTAAAAAGGGCTTTAAATCTTTACAAGGAAAAGAAATACTTTGAGGCGCGAGATATTTTAGAAAAAGCAAGAAATTATAAAAATACAGAAGAAATTAATAAATTACTTAAAGAGATTAATGATGAACTTAAAGAAATGGCTGAAAAGAATTATGATAATGGAGTTTTATTTTTTAACAAAGGGAAAATAGAAGATGCATATTTTTATTTTATAAAAGCAAAGATTTATGAACCAGAAAATACTAAAATTAACTCTTACATTGAAACTATTGAAAAAGATTATAAAGATAAAATTGATGAAGATGTTATATACTTAAAAGGTATAGAGGCTTATGTGGAGAACGATTTTAGAGCTGCTTTAAATTTTTGGTTAAAGGTTAAAGAAATAAATCCCAATTATCCTAATATAGACAAAAATATTCAGAGAGCAAAATCGAAAATTGAAGAGCTTGAAAAAGGTTAAGGTATTAAAATTTCCAATAAGATATAAGGTTCTTTTAATACTTTTATTTTTGTTAGGGCTCACTTCTTTTCTTTTTTATAAATTCATAGGAGATTTTACAGTTAATTCATTAAAGGACGAGATAGATAAGAGGATGAGTTCTCTTATTCAGAATCTTGCATCCACATGTGAGGAACCTTTATTTGAAGGAGATGACCTTTTTCTTTTTAAGTTAATGAAGGAGATAAAGGAGGAAGAAGGTCTTGAATATGCTATGGTTATTGATAGGAACGGAATAATATTTGCTCATAGTGATTTAAAATATTTTGGAAAAAAGTATGAAGAAAAAGATTTTAAAAATCCAAAAATTTTTACAAAGGAAAAGGAAATATATCTTGCAGGTAAAAAATATATAGGTAAAGTGTTAATAGGAATTTCAGGAGAGATTATAAAAGAGAAAATAAAAAAACTTGAAAAGATAATTCTATTAATAACCCTTTTAATTTTTATCTTAGGATTTTTTTTAACAATTTTTATAACAAAATTTATAACAGATCCAATTAAATTACTTGAAAAAGGAACTAAGGAAATAGCGAAGGGAAATTATGATTATAGAATTCTTAAATATCCAAAGGATGAAATAGGTGACCTTGCAATTGCCTTTAATGAAATGGCAAAAAGTTTAAAAGAAAAGGAGATGATAAAAGATGCATTTAGAAGGTATGTATCCCGTCAGGTAGCAGAAGAGATATTTAAGAATCCTGAAAGGTATATTCAGAGTTTAAAAGGAGAGAGGAGGAAAATTGCAGTTATTTTTGCAGATATAAGGGGTTTTACCTCCCTTGCTGAGAGATTACCCCCTGAAAGGGTTGTTCAGATACTTAACAATTATTTAACAAAAATGACAGATGTAGTTTTTAAATATGAAGGGACAGTAGATAAATTTATAGGAGATTGTATAATGAGTGTTTTTGGAGCTCCTATTTCTCATGATGATGATGTTTATAGAGCAGTTAAGGCTAGCTGGGAAATGCAGAAATATATAGAAATGGAAAATGAGAATAAAAAAGAAGAAGAGAAATTAAAAGTGGGTATAGGAATAAGTTATGGTGAGGCTGTTGTGGGAAATATTGGTTCAAAGGAAAGGCTTGAGTATACGGTTATAGGAGATTCAGTAAATTTAGCTGCAAGACTTGAATCTATTGCAAAGGGAGGGGAAATACTTATTTCTTCAGATGTTTATGAGAATGTGAAGGATAAAGTTCTGGCAGAAAAGTTACCTCCTGTAAAGATTAAAGGAAAAAGAAAAGAAGTTTTAATTTATAGGATAAAGGATGTTTTGTTTTAATAATATAACTATTATAGAAAAATTATTTAAATAGGGGGCAAGAAGAATTTCAGTTATCCCCCGTTGAGATACTGCCCAAGGGATACTGACTTTCTTG encodes:
- a CDS encoding adenylate/guanylate cyclase domain-containing protein, giving the protein MKSLKKVKVLKFPIRYKVLLILLFLLGLTSFLFYKFIGDFTVNSLKDEIDKRMSSLIQNLASTCEEPLFEGDDLFLFKLMKEIKEEEGLEYAMVIDRNGIIFAHSDLKYFGKKYEEKDFKNPKIFTKEKEIYLAGKKYIGKVLIGISGEIIKEKIKKLEKIILLITLLIFILGFFLTIFITKFITDPIKLLEKGTKEIAKGNYDYRILKYPKDEIGDLAIAFNEMAKSLKEKEMIKDAFRRYVSRQVAEEIFKNPERYIQSLKGERRKIAVIFADIRGFTSLAERLPPERVVQILNNYLTKMTDVVFKYEGTVDKFIGDCIMSVFGAPISHDDDVYRAVKASWEMQKYIEMENENKKEEEKLKVGIGISYGEAVVGNIGSKERLEYTVIGDSVNLAARLESIAKGGEILISSDVYENVKDKVLAEKLPPVKIKGKRKEVLIYRIKDVLF
- a CDS encoding PorV/PorQ family protein, which translates into the protein MEILFLFYVFQVLNIPPDARGSAMNFFLSSSEGVEGIYWNPANLSKINNPEIIMSHREWLKNVKYDYFGVSFYKEKVGKLGLSIAVFYSDSFYTNSSVSYSKRYKDLFWGINLKGIYARKFKGSDFSFAGDIGLSYIYKPFNFSLVLKNLGTSLKFENKLERFPVKIEGGIGFLENSKKFKFEIGSSYNFTFKGFKVGFGGEYPLWDFLSLRMGYSKVFSDTFEEKGITFGAGVKFLGFNFDYAFIPDGILGEVHVFTLKYNFEIIQRLTSEMLKTLSKIKYIFEIIEKEKVGDEEMIIKTREELKRKERMVAENYVISGKEKMEKGKLEEAKRDFDIALIWDPDNEEAKKLYILVESRIITRKITEGFLNVRKHIKKGEYSEALYYINEILKIDPENPDAKALADSVESLIKEKSKFKMKENTDYFNLGIELFKRGDYVKARNYFLKILEIEPENKEVKGYYNECENKIEKIYDIYLKRALNLYKEKKYFEARDILEKARNYKNTEEINKLLKEINDELKEMAEKNYDNGVLFFNKGKIEDAYFYFIKAKIYEPENTKINSYIETIEKDYKDKIDEDVIYLKGIEAYVENDFRAALNFWLKVKEINPNYPNIDKNIQRAKSKIEELEKG